The genomic DNA GCTAGCATTTCTGATTTAGTCGCCGAACTTGCCGACCAAACTAATTTACTGGCGTTAAACGCTGCGGTAGAAGCAGCACGGGCAGGTGAACATGGTAAAGGTTTTGGAGTAGTAGCTACTGAAATTCGTAAGTTAGCTGATGAAAGTCGTAAATCGGCTGACAAAATTAACGGCTTGGTAGGGGATATTCAAACGGCAATGAATAGCGCAGTAATGGTAACAGATGAAGGGAGTAAAACCACTGAAGCTAGTATTCAACTCGCACAAGATACGGCACAGACATTTATCAATGTTAAAAATGCCATCGAAAACGTTTTTATCAACAGCCAACAAATCTCACTGAATGTCAAACAGCAGGCGGTAGGAGTTCAAGAAATTCTGGCAGCAATTAATGCTCTCAATCTAGGTGCGCAAGATTCGGAAGTAGGAATTCAACAGGTTAAAGCTTCGGCAGACCGTCTACAAAACTCAGCAAATTACTTAAAAACATTAGTATAACTACTCCTACTGACCAAATAGGCTCCTTTAACAGCAAATCAATTCTTTTTAGCCATGATTATTGAAGACGACGAACTTAGAGATTTATACAAAACTTCCAGCAGCGAACATTTGCAAAAGCTAGAAGCAGAACTAATGCAGTTAGAAAAAAATCCTCAAGATACTGCGGCTTTAGAAGAATTCTTGCGGGAAGCGCATACTTTAAAGGGCGATTCGCGAATGTTGGGCTTGAATGACATTGAAATGCTCGTTCATCAATTAGAAGATTGCCTAACTCAAGTCAAGCAGGGTGCAAGAGCGATCGATAGTCAATTATGCGATCGCCTGTATCAGGGGCTAGATGCGATCGATAAACTGGCTACCGAAGCGGTTACTGGAAAAGCGGCTAATGTCAATACTTTTGAGGTTTTAGCTGCCCTAATTGAAGCAGAATCCTATGCTGCTAATTCGGACGAGTTAGTAAGTAGCGAACCAGACTTTGGCGGTGACAGTAATACCAAGGATGCTTTGTTCGACGATAGCAACTTGTTTGCAGATGATGAGGAGTTATTTAACGAAGCTGATTGTGGCTTAGAATCGTCCGATGACAGCCCCATTTTAGAGCTAAGTTCTGTTGAAAAAACTTCACTCGTCTCGACATCAACTGCCGAACCTACTATTGCAGCAGTAGCCGATCGAGAATTACAAATTGATTCTATTCGAGTCGAACCTCGCAAGCTGGATATCTTAATGACTCAGGCAAGCGAATTAGCTGTTGCCAAACTGCGTGTATCTCGCCAAACCTTTGAAATTGAAAAAATTTTCACTCTTTGGGAAGAATGGGAACAAAATGCTCGTAGAGATCGCCAGAAGTTGGCTCGTATCGAGAAATCCTTAACTAGAGAGCAGTTGTTACCGATACAGCATCTTTTTCAAAAGACTCAAGAACGTTTTGAGTATTTCGGTAACCTGATTGAAAGCCTGAAACTTAGAGCCGACGAAGATGTCGCTAGTTTGAGTATCATTGCCGAACAGCTAGAAGCGGGGATTCAAAATTTACGTCTGTTACCATTATCGACTGTATTTAATATCTTTAACCGCATGGTTAGAGATTTAGCCAAACAGCAACAAAAACAAATTGATTTTATCGTCGAAGGTGCCGACACTAAAGCTGACAAACAAATTTTAGAAGCCATCAAAGATCCTTTGCTGCATTTAATCCGTAACGCGATCGATCACGGTATTGAAACTCCTCAAGAAAGAGAGCGAAAAGGAAAAGCACCCACTGCAACTTTACGTCTTCAGGGCAAGCGTACTGGTAACAGTATTGTTATCGAAGTTAGCGATGACGGGCGGGGGTTAGATCTCGACAGCATCAAAAAAACCGCTCTGCGTAAAGGTATACATACCGAAGCCGAGTTAGCAGCCATGAGCGAGGAACGGGTGCGATCGCTAATTTTTGCCTCTGGGTTTTCTACGCGCACTAAAGTTAGCGAACTTTCTGGACGGGGTGTTGGCTTAGATGTAGTCCGTGCCAATATCGAAAAGCTCAAAGGGGCGATTGAAGTTAATTCTACACGCGATCGCGGCTGTCAGTTTCGCATTAGTCTCAACAATAGCCTTGCTACTACCAGCGTCATCATCGTCGAAGTTGCCCAAACGGCATACGCCATACCGATAGAATATGTCCGTACCATGCGAATGGTATCGCGACAAGATATTTTCACCATCGAAGGTAGTCAAGCGGTTTCTTTTGAAGGTCAACCGATATCTATTTTTTGGTTAGCCGACATTTTGCAGCTATCCACTGTCGAAGAAATTCCAACGACTGGTATATCTAGTGATGATTTTGCTTGTGTCATCGTGCAGGTAGGAAGCAACTACTTAGCTTTGGTTGTCGATCTTGTTGTCGAACGTCTAGATATTGTTCTCAAGCCTCAAAGTAAACTAGTCCGCAACATTAGAGGTATTTTAGGGGCAACTATTTTGGACAATGGCAACGTTTGTATGGTTCTTTCTCCTCCAGGTTTGATCGAAGGGCTAAAAAATACGTCTGTCGCTCCCAAACGTATCGAACAAAAGAGCAAAAAACAGCTTTTGCTCGTCGAAGATTCGATTATTATTCGCACTCAAATGAAACGTCTGTTACAAGGTGCTAATTATGAAGTAGCTATTGCTGTAGATGGAGCAGAAGGGTTCCAAAAACTGCAACAGGGAAATTTTGATGCTGTGGTTTCTGACGTTGAAATGCCTAACATGAATGGTTTTGAACTTACGACTCGAATTCGCCAATTAGAAGCATATAACGAACTGCCAATTATTTTGGTGACTACTCTAGCATCGGCAGAAGACAAGCGACGTGGTGCTGAAGCAGGGGCAAATGCTTATTTAACTAAAGGTGATTTTGACCAAAAGCTGTTGCTCGAAACTCTTCAAAGACTCGCATAAATAACAATTACTATTTTTTAACGCTATGTATTACGACTTAATTCTAACCTCGGCTGGTGGCAAACCCCTAAGCTATAACAACTAAGCTTATTACTCGTTTCACTTATTCGCTATCTTAATTTACTAAAAAGGATTAACTATGTCTCAAATTAAAGTTTTATTAGTTGAAGATTCTGCTGTTGCCATGAGCATTTACGAAAACATGCTCGCTTCTTCTCCCCATATTGAGGTGGTAGGCAAAGCAGCAAATGGTAAAGAAGGAATGGCTTTAATTCCTCAAGTTAAGCCCGATGTAATTTGTACTGACTTACAAATGCCCCAAATGGATGGTTATGAATTTATCAAACAGGTAATGGCAGCATATCCCGTACCTATTCTAGTTTTAAGCAACGCCGTCCAAAAAACTGATGTTGATAATATTTATGCAGCTATGAAGGCAGGGGCAGTAGATATAATGGCTAAACCCGCAGGTAATAATGACTCCGAAGCTGTTCAAAAAGAGTTGATTACCAAAATTAGAGTACTAGCTACTAAAAAAGTATCTGCCAAACCGCTTTCATAATTAATTGCAACGATCGCTAAGTTTGCCAGCCAGAAAAAATGGATGATGGCAGCTACAAACTAATTAAGTTGTCATTTCCTGTAGTTAGATACAAATAATTAATGATCGAATTACCAATTAAAGTTTTATTGGTTGAAGATTCTCCAGTAGCTCTAAGTATATTGCAAAAAATACTTAAATCTTCTTCAGATATAGAGGTTGTCGGTACTGCAACTAATGGCGAGAAAGCATTGGAATTGATTCCCCAACTTCAGCCTAGAGTCATTTGTACCGACCTGTATATGAAAAAAATGGATGGTTTGGAATTTACCAAGCAGGTAATGTCAAAACATCCCCGTCCAATTTTAGTAATTAGCAATGCTGTAGCGGAACAAGATAGCGATAACGTTTTCCAACTTTTACAGGCAGGCGCGATCGATGTGTTTCCCAAGCCAACTACAGGTTTAATTTCTGACTACGAAAAAATTGGAACTAAGCTAGTTAATAAACTGAAGCTCATTGCCGGGGTCAAAGTTTTTACCAAGCGATCGATGCTTATTAGTGCGCCAACGCTGCCATCTATACTCGTTAGAGAAACAACTTCTGCTAAAACTGAATATCAAAGCACTACACGAATTAAAGCGATCGCCATTGGTGCTTCTACTGGTGGACCTCAAGCTTTACAAAAAATCTTGGCTTTACTACCTAAAAATCTATTTGTTCCAGTGTTTTGTACCCAGCACATTAGTCCTGGTTTCTTAAAAGGACTTGTTGACTGGTTGGCAGTCAAATGTCAGCTACCGCTAAAAATTGCTGTAGCGGGGCAATATCCCAACCCTGGAACTGTCTACTTCGCACCAGAAGGCAATCATTTAGAGCTAAATTCTGGTGGTAAATTTGTTTGTTCCGATCGAAGCAAAGTTGACGGTCACTGCCCTTCTGTTACCGCTAATTTTAAATCTGTAGCCCAATATTATGGCAAACATGCGGTAGGCATTTTACTAACTGGCATGGGTCGAGATGGTGCAGCAGGAATGCAGGCAATAAGTCAGGCAGGAGGTACAACTATCGCCCAAGATGAAAAAACCTGTATTGTTTTTGGCATGCCCAAAGAAGCGATCGCTTTAAATGCGGCACAATATGTTTTGCCTCTCCCAAAAATTGCGCCTTTTTTATTAGACAAGGTTTTAAAAAATAGTTAATAAATATCTCTTTTACACTCTAGCTTACCAATGATTTCTAGTACAGAATTTGCGTTAACTAATTTGTTCGATCTCTTTGTGACTTCGATATGTCAATATACGGGATTGGTTGTAAAACCCGAAGATCGCCATAAGGTAGCTAGAGGTCTTTTACAAAGGGTCGTAATGTTAAACTTCAAAACTCCAGAAGCATACTATCAGTATTTAGTCCCCAAGTCTTTTAAAAATAATTTTGAATGGCATCAAATAATTAGTTTTATAACTAATAACGAAAGCTATTTTTTTCGCGATCGTTCTCAAATAGAGCTTTTAAAAACTATTGTTTTACCAGAAATAATCAGCCGCAATCAAAAAGATAAAAAGCTGCGAATTTGTAGCGCAGGATGCTCTACTGGTGAAGAACCTTATACCTTAGCAATTGTTTTAAAAGAATTGCTACCTAACCATAAGCAATGGAATTGTAAAATTTTAGGTATAGATATTGACGAACTAGCATTGCAAAAAGCTAGATCGGGCATATATCCTGAATGGTCTTTTAGAGGGGTAGAAAGAGAGATAAAGCAAAAATATTTTCATAAAAATAATCAGAGTTATTACCTCAATTCCGAGTTTAAAAATATGGTTGATTTTTCTCAAGTAAATCTGGTGGAAGACAATTTTAGTCAACCCAGGCTTAATTTAAGAAACATCGATCTATTAATCTGTCGTAACGTATTTATTTACTTTAATAACGATGCAATCGCCAAGGTAATAAACAAATTTTATGATAGTCTAGAACCTCTGGGATATTTAGTTACTGGACATACAGAAATTGCTATTCAAAACGTTAGTAAATTTCATATTCGAGTATTTAAAGAATCAATTGTCTATCAACGTCCTCAAACTGAAACCAAAGCAAGCGTGCATTCTAATAGTGCCGAATCTACAAAAAAAGCCAACTTTGAACTAACAAAAATAAATAGCGATCGAAACAATAATTTGTTTACGAGACAATCTCTAAATTCAAAACCTAAAATAAATAGCGGAAATCATAATTGTTCGACAACTAATCTCGCTTCTAAAACGACCGATATTAAAGCTATACTTCAAAAAACCAATTGTTCGATCCAACAAAAAAAATACGAGCTGGCTCTTACTGAATTAGAAAAAGTTATTGCTCTAGAGCCAAACAATATAGAAGCCTATAACCAAATAGCAAAAATTAGCGTCGAGCTTCGCGAGCATACTAAAGCCATAGAATATTGTCAGAAAATTTTACAAATAGAGCCTTTAGCAGTTTTTCCTCATTATCTGCTCGCTCAAATTGAAGAAGAAAAAGGAAATATAGTAGCAGCTAAAATGCTATTAAAGAAAGTCATTTATTTAGAGCCACTGTATGCAAATGCTTATTTAGATTTAAGCCAAATCTATCAAATTGAAGGAGATCGCCAGCGAGCCAAAGAAATGCAGCAGGCGGGTTTGAAGATTTTGAAAAAAACATCTGCCAAAAGTGAAGTTGAAAATAATAATTAAAATTATAAATAAACAATAGTTTTTATTAGAAATCAAGTAAAAAAGTATCAACTCTAAATCAAAAATTGATGTTTTTAGTCGATCTGCTTTACAAAATATAATACAAAGATATTTTAATTCAGCTTCAATTTTCGATTTTGGTGTTTGCCGTTGAATAAGTATATTCTCTGATGTTTAACAAAGTTTATTCACACCTAACATTGTGTGATCTCAAACATTGTAAATTAAAGACTCTACAAATAAAATAAAGCGGCATAATATCATTAACTAATTTTTATGAATTATAAGTAGTTTACTTGGTTGTCTGAGAGGTTTTCTGAAAAGTTCGATCGATTACATTAATGTCCCCTAAATCCACGGCACTTAATGAGGCGACGCAGGTTCGTCTCCCATGCCTCCACAAGACAAGCGACCCTGCTGATTTTTCGTCAGCGAAGGAACGCGCGAATTGGAAGGTTATGGGAGCAAGCCAAGTATTAGAATGTCAAAAAAAATAACTTCTCAAGTGTCCTCTAAAATACCAAGTTACTAAATTAACACTTAAAGCTGGCATCAAATGTCTTTACACAAAGTCAGACATTAGTATCTCATTAGATCGAATGGCAACACTCTATTACAATACAAACTTTTGCTCTTATTAAAAGACTTAAATAAATAACGAAA from Myxosarcina sp. GI1 includes the following:
- a CDS encoding response regulator translates to MSQIKVLLVEDSAVAMSIYENMLASSPHIEVVGKAANGKEGMALIPQVKPDVICTDLQMPQMDGYEFIKQVMAAYPVPILVLSNAVQKTDVDNIYAAMKAGAVDIMAKPAGNNDSEAVQKELITKIRVLATKKVSAKPLS
- a CDS encoding hybrid sensor histidine kinase/response regulator, with the translated sequence MIIEDDELRDLYKTSSSEHLQKLEAELMQLEKNPQDTAALEEFLREAHTLKGDSRMLGLNDIEMLVHQLEDCLTQVKQGARAIDSQLCDRLYQGLDAIDKLATEAVTGKAANVNTFEVLAALIEAESYAANSDELVSSEPDFGGDSNTKDALFDDSNLFADDEELFNEADCGLESSDDSPILELSSVEKTSLVSTSTAEPTIAAVADRELQIDSIRVEPRKLDILMTQASELAVAKLRVSRQTFEIEKIFTLWEEWEQNARRDRQKLARIEKSLTREQLLPIQHLFQKTQERFEYFGNLIESLKLRADEDVASLSIIAEQLEAGIQNLRLLPLSTVFNIFNRMVRDLAKQQQKQIDFIVEGADTKADKQILEAIKDPLLHLIRNAIDHGIETPQERERKGKAPTATLRLQGKRTGNSIVIEVSDDGRGLDLDSIKKTALRKGIHTEAELAAMSEERVRSLIFASGFSTRTKVSELSGRGVGLDVVRANIEKLKGAIEVNSTRDRGCQFRISLNNSLATTSVIIVEVAQTAYAIPIEYVRTMRMVSRQDIFTIEGSQAVSFEGQPISIFWLADILQLSTVEEIPTTGISSDDFACVIVQVGSNYLALVVDLVVERLDIVLKPQSKLVRNIRGILGATILDNGNVCMVLSPPGLIEGLKNTSVAPKRIEQKSKKQLLLVEDSIIIRTQMKRLLQGANYEVAIAVDGAEGFQKLQQGNFDAVVSDVEMPNMNGFELTTRIRQLEAYNELPIILVTTLASAEDKRRGAEAGANAYLTKGDFDQKLLLETLQRLA
- the cheB gene encoding chemotaxis-specific protein-glutamate methyltransferase CheB, with product MIELPIKVLLVEDSPVALSILQKILKSSSDIEVVGTATNGEKALELIPQLQPRVICTDLYMKKMDGLEFTKQVMSKHPRPILVISNAVAEQDSDNVFQLLQAGAIDVFPKPTTGLISDYEKIGTKLVNKLKLIAGVKVFTKRSMLISAPTLPSILVRETTSAKTEYQSTTRIKAIAIGASTGGPQALQKILALLPKNLFVPVFCTQHISPGFLKGLVDWLAVKCQLPLKIAVAGQYPNPGTVYFAPEGNHLELNSGGKFVCSDRSKVDGHCPSVTANFKSVAQYYGKHAVGILLTGMGRDGAAGMQAISQAGGTTIAQDEKTCIVFGMPKEAIALNAAQYVLPLPKIAPFLLDKVLKNS
- a CDS encoding protein-glutamate O-methyltransferase CheR: MISSTEFALTNLFDLFVTSICQYTGLVVKPEDRHKVARGLLQRVVMLNFKTPEAYYQYLVPKSFKNNFEWHQIISFITNNESYFFRDRSQIELLKTIVLPEIISRNQKDKKLRICSAGCSTGEEPYTLAIVLKELLPNHKQWNCKILGIDIDELALQKARSGIYPEWSFRGVEREIKQKYFHKNNQSYYLNSEFKNMVDFSQVNLVEDNFSQPRLNLRNIDLLICRNVFIYFNNDAIAKVINKFYDSLEPLGYLVTGHTEIAIQNVSKFHIRVFKESIVYQRPQTETKASVHSNSAESTKKANFELTKINSDRNNNLFTRQSLNSKPKINSGNHNCSTTNLASKTTDIKAILQKTNCSIQQKKYELALTELEKVIALEPNNIEAYNQIAKISVELREHTKAIEYCQKILQIEPLAVFPHYLLAQIEEEKGNIVAAKMLLKKVIYLEPLYANAYLDLSQIYQIEGDRQRAKEMQQAGLKILKKTSAKSEVENNN